One segment of Hippopotamus amphibius kiboko isolate mHipAmp2 chromosome 2, mHipAmp2.hap2, whole genome shotgun sequence DNA contains the following:
- the LOC130845883 gene encoding lysosomal-associated transmembrane protein 4B-like encodes MKIVAPWTRFYSNSCCLCCHVHTGTILLGVWYLIINAVVLLILLSALADPDQYHFSSSELGGDFDFMDDANMCIAIAISLLMILICAMATYGAYKQHAAWIIPFFCYQSFDFALNTLVAVTVLVYPNSIQEYIRQLPPNFPYKDDIMSVNPTCLVLIILLFISIILTFKGYLISCVWNCYRYINGRNSSDVLVYVTSNDTTVLLPPYDEATVNGAAKEPLPPYVSA; translated from the coding sequence ATGAAGATAGTGGCCCCCTGGACGCGGTTCTACTCCAACAGCTGCTGCCTGTGCTGCCATGTCCACACCGGCACCATCCTGCTCGGCGTCTGGTACCTGATCATCAATGCCGTGGTGCTGCTGATTCTGTTGAGTGCCCTGGCTGATCCAGATCAGTATCACTTTTCAAGTTCTGAACTTGGAGGTGACTTTGATTTCATGGATGATGCCAACATGTGCATTGCTATCGCGATTTCTCTTCTCATGATCCTGATCTGTGCAATGGCTACGTATGGGGCATACAAGCAACACGCAGCCTGGATCATCCCTTTCTTCTGTTACCAGAGCTTTGATTTTGCCCTAAACACCTTGGTTGCAGTCACTGTGCTTGTTTATCCAAACTCCATCCAGGAATACATACGACAGCTGCCTCCTAATTTCCCTTACAAAGATGATATCATGTCAGTGAATCCTACCTGTTTGGTCCTTATTATTCTTCTGTTTATCAGCATTATCTTGACTTTTAAGGGTTACTTAATTAGCTGTGTTTGGAACTGCTACCGATACATCAATGGCAGGAACTCCTCTGATGTCCTGGTTTATGTTACTAGCAATGACACTACGGTGCTGTTACCCCCGTACGATGAAGCCACTGTGAACGGTGCTGCCAAGGAGCCGCTGCCACCTTACGTGTCTGCCTAA